A section of the Xiphias gladius isolate SHS-SW01 ecotype Sanya breed wild chromosome 8, ASM1685928v1, whole genome shotgun sequence genome encodes:
- the cracr2b gene encoding EF-hand calcium-binding domain-containing protein 4A: MSEWLNDGEVLVGQGSGEALPVSPRLRGLLPGSPRPGRGRSPLASPREAVPGSPQAETMGKAKELFVLCDKKGKGFITKRDMQRLQGELPLSPEQLEAVFESLDRESNGFLTPVEFNTGLGELLGLEDATEQSHEEAEEDTDQEDWSQNAAAVSFVNILMQLGADKLFKGQQELCSLWCELQRDRPELLSVLEGVLIHAVSHLQDSFKERDSLEQALRRRESEHDQVVRSIYEEMENQLREERQKHLAQDSIRQKQRGQQLEEELRMQEQELENTLTKQKELETRIRQLSCEQANIKEQNQQLRSLNIQLQEQVESSREQLQAALGQLSLLQLNAAQEQVARQRNVMKVSRNMQKEKDSLLRQLELLRDMNKRLRDEKDAQQSQKRNPNVTKTLQKKGSVIGNYLLQDRPLKRQLSSSGELEQDKDKEVKDTSKRQQPSCRVRCENVDQSQTQSKGVSPQRVFKVVFLGNSDVGKSSFIQHYCTGRFHSKMSATVGIDFQMKTLTVGSTTITLQLWDTAGQERFRSITEQYYRKADGILAMYDITHSPSFTAVRGWMDSVKEKMSEGTVLMLLGNKLDLADGLGRKVTTGEGQRLAEQHKVLFYECSAKTGCNMEEMMTHLAGMLVAQNDRQYVDALLLTEETSRRGCCT, encoded by the exons ATGTCTGAGTGGCTGAATGATGGCGAAGTGCTGGTGGGTCAAGGCAGTGGTGAGGCCTTACCAGTGAGCCCCAGACTCCGGGGCCTGCTACCTGGGAGCCCTAGGCCGGGCCGGGGACGTAGCCCACTGGCTTCACCCAGAGAGGCAGTGCCAGGAAGCCCGCAGGCAGAGACCATGGGTAAGGCCAAGGAGCTGTTTGTGCTGTGTGACAAGAAGGGGAAAGGGTTCATCACAAAGCGGGATATGCAG AGGCTACAAGGGGAGTTGCCCTTGTCCCCTGAACAGCTGGAGGCAGTGTTTGAAAGTCTGGACCGAGAGAGCAATGGATTCCTTACTCCCGTTGAGTTCAACACAGGACTTG GTGAATTGCTGGGACTGGAGGACGCAACTGAGCAGAGTCatgaggaagcagaggaggataCGGACCAGGAGGACTGGTCCCAGAACGCCGCTGCAGTCAGCTTTGTAAATATACTGATGCAGCTGGGTGCTGACAAACTTTTTAAAGG TCAGCAAGAGCTCTGTTCCCTGTGGTGTGAACTCCAGAGAGACAGACCAGAGCTGCTGAGTGTCCTGGAGGGTGTCCTGATCCACGCAGTGTCCCATTTACAGGACTCctttaaagagagagacagtctgGAACAAGCTTTACGCAG aCGGGAGAGCGAACATGATCAGGTTGTTCGGTCCATATatgaagaaatggaaaatcaactcagagaggagagacagaaacaccttgCTCAG GACAGTATTAGACAGAAGCAAAGAGGGCAACAACttgaggaggagctgaggatGCAGGAGCAAGAGCTGGAGAATACACTGACCAAACAGAAAGAG CTGGAGACCAGAATCCGGCAGCTCAGCTGTGAGCAGGCAAACATCAAGGAGCAGAACCAGCAGCTGCGGAGCCTCAACATCCAGTTACAGGAGCAGgtggagagcagcagagagcagctgcAGGCCGCTCTGGGTCAGCTCAGCCTGCTGCAGCTCAACGCTGCCCAGGAACAAGTGGCCAGACAGAG AAACGTGATGAAGGTGTCAAGGAACATGCAAAAAGAGAAGGATAGCCTCTTAAGACAACTGGAGCTGTTGAG GGACATGAACAAAAGGCTGCGAGATGAGAAAGATGCCCAACAGTCTCAGAAGAGG aATCCAAATGTCACAAAGACTTTGCAGAAGAAAGGGTCAGTCATAGGTAACTACTTGCTGCAAGACAGGCCATTGAAAAG ACAGCTCAGCTCATCTGGTGAGTTGGAacaggacaaagacaaagaggtCAAAGATACATCCAAGAGACAGCAACCGTCATGTAGAGTCAGGTGTGAAAATGTTGACCAGAGTCAAACTCAG AGCAAAGGTGTCAGTCCTCAGCGAGTGTTCAAGGTGGTATTCTTGGGTAACTCAGATGTGGGTAAGAGCTCCTTCATCCAGCACTACTGCACAGGACGCTTCCACAGTAAAATGAGTGCTACCGTTG GTATAGACTTCCAGATGAAGACTTTAACTGTGGgctccaccaccatcaccttGCAGCTTTGGGACACTGCAGGACAGGAGAG GTTTCGCAGCATCACAGAGCAGTACTACCGAAAGGCCGATGGCATCCTTGCCATGTATGACATAACTCACTCCCCCTCCTTCACAGCGGTGAGAGGATGGATGGACTCTGTGAAG GAGAAGATGAGTGAAGGTACAGTGTTAATGCTACTGGGGAACAAGCTGGATCTGGCAGACGGACTTGGCAGAAAAGTGACAACAGGGGAGGGGCAGAGGCTGGCAGAG CAGCACAAAGTTCTGTTCTACGAGTGCAGTGCCAAGACCGGATGTAACATGGAAGAGATGATGACTCACCTGGCTGG GATGTTGGTTGCCCAGAATGATCGACAATATGTAGATGCACTTTTACTGACTGAGGAAACATCTAGAAGAGGCTGCTGTacataa